A window of the Zootoca vivipara chromosome 14, rZooViv1.1, whole genome shotgun sequence genome harbors these coding sequences:
- the SPSB3 gene encoding SPRY domain-containing SOCS box protein 3 isoform X1 has translation MMPFPRPLPFVGGGRSKRRSDADYLSKHAMARRMRNSRAWHYVLSGVRRDADSRTVAVPSGSLSWSSDSDGQHSDSDSEPEFPSLLPSIPTAIPVTGESYCNCENQNEAPFCSNVHTIHRIKDCQCGEEDEYFDWVWDDLNKSTATLLTCDDRKVNFHMDYSCGTAAVRGNKELAEGQHFWEIKMTSPVYGTDMMVGIGTSDVNLDKYRHTFCSLLGKDEDSWGLSYTGLLHHKGDRTNFSTRFGQGSIIGVHLDTWHGTLTFFKNRKCIGVAATKLQNKRFYPMVCSTAAKSSMKVIRSCGSHTSLQYLCCFRLRQLLPEYVDTLDVLPLPPGLKQILHNKLGWVLSMNCGSIQPPSPTSGSDSDSSCSSDAEECQRKRCRRT, from the exons ATTACCTCTCCAAACACGCCATGGCACGCCGTATGCGCAACAGCAGAGCCTGGCACTATGTCCTGAGTGGAGTACGCCGTGATGCAGATTCAAGGACAGTAGCAGTGCCCTCTGGATCCCTTAGCTGGTCGTCTGATTCTGATGGGCAG CACAGCGACTCTGATTCAGAGCCAGAATTTCCTTCTCTTTTGCCTTCCATACCCACAGCAATCCCTGTAACTGGAGAGTCGTACTGTAACTGTGAAAACCAGAATGAAGCTCCATTCTGCTCTAATGTGCACACTATTCACCGGATCAAAGACTGTCAGTGTGGAGAGGAGGATGAAT ATTTTGACTGGGTATGGGATGACCTGAACAAATCCACTGCAACATTGTTGACCTGTGATGACCGTAAGGTGAACTTCCACATGGACTACAGCTGTGGCACTGCTGCAGTCCGGGGAAACAAGGAGCTAGCAGAAGGGCAACACTTCTGGGAAATCAAGATGACCTCACCCGTCTATGGCACTGACATG ATGGTGGGAATTGGGACATCAGATGTGAATCTGGACAAGTACCGCCACACGTTTTGTAGCTTGCTGGGCAAAGATGAAGATAGCTGGGGCCTCTCATATACAG GACTCCTCCACCACAAGGGAGACAGAACCAACTTCTCGACAAGGTTTGGCCAAGGCTCCATTATTGGAGTGCACCTGGACACCTGGCATGGGACTCTCACctttttcaaaaacaggaaatgCATAG GAGTAGCTGCCACCAAACTTCAGAACAAGAGATTCTACCCCATGGTATGCTCAACGGCCGCTAAGAGCAGCATGAAAGTAATCCGCTCTTGTGGCAGCCACACCTCCCTGCAGTACCTTTGCTGTTTCCGTCTCCGCCAGCTGCTTCCTGAATATGTGGATACACTCGATGTGCTGCCCCTTCCCCCTGGACTGAAGCAAATTCTGCACAACAAACTGGGCTGGGTGCTGAGCATGAACTGTGGCTCGATTCAGCCACCCTCCCCCACCTCAGGAAGTGATTCAGATAGCTCTTGCAGTTCAGATGCTGAGGAATGTCAGCGAAAGAGATGCAGGAGGACATAA
- the SPSB3 gene encoding SPRY domain-containing SOCS box protein 3 isoform X2, translated as MARRMRNSRAWHYVLSGVRRDADSRTVAVPSGSLSWSSDSDGQHSDSDSEPEFPSLLPSIPTAIPVTGESYCNCENQNEAPFCSNVHTIHRIKDCQCGEEDEYFDWVWDDLNKSTATLLTCDDRKVNFHMDYSCGTAAVRGNKELAEGQHFWEIKMTSPVYGTDMMVGIGTSDVNLDKYRHTFCSLLGKDEDSWGLSYTGLLHHKGDRTNFSTRFGQGSIIGVHLDTWHGTLTFFKNRKCIGVAATKLQNKRFYPMVCSTAAKSSMKVIRSCGSHTSLQYLCCFRLRQLLPEYVDTLDVLPLPPGLKQILHNKLGWVLSMNCGSIQPPSPTSGSDSDSSCSSDAEECQRKRCRRT; from the exons ATGGCACGCCGTATGCGCAACAGCAGAGCCTGGCACTATGTCCTGAGTGGAGTACGCCGTGATGCAGATTCAAGGACAGTAGCAGTGCCCTCTGGATCCCTTAGCTGGTCGTCTGATTCTGATGGGCAG CACAGCGACTCTGATTCAGAGCCAGAATTTCCTTCTCTTTTGCCTTCCATACCCACAGCAATCCCTGTAACTGGAGAGTCGTACTGTAACTGTGAAAACCAGAATGAAGCTCCATTCTGCTCTAATGTGCACACTATTCACCGGATCAAAGACTGTCAGTGTGGAGAGGAGGATGAAT ATTTTGACTGGGTATGGGATGACCTGAACAAATCCACTGCAACATTGTTGACCTGTGATGACCGTAAGGTGAACTTCCACATGGACTACAGCTGTGGCACTGCTGCAGTCCGGGGAAACAAGGAGCTAGCAGAAGGGCAACACTTCTGGGAAATCAAGATGACCTCACCCGTCTATGGCACTGACATG ATGGTGGGAATTGGGACATCAGATGTGAATCTGGACAAGTACCGCCACACGTTTTGTAGCTTGCTGGGCAAAGATGAAGATAGCTGGGGCCTCTCATATACAG GACTCCTCCACCACAAGGGAGACAGAACCAACTTCTCGACAAGGTTTGGCCAAGGCTCCATTATTGGAGTGCACCTGGACACCTGGCATGGGACTCTCACctttttcaaaaacaggaaatgCATAG GAGTAGCTGCCACCAAACTTCAGAACAAGAGATTCTACCCCATGGTATGCTCAACGGCCGCTAAGAGCAGCATGAAAGTAATCCGCTCTTGTGGCAGCCACACCTCCCTGCAGTACCTTTGCTGTTTCCGTCTCCGCCAGCTGCTTCCTGAATATGTGGATACACTCGATGTGCTGCCCCTTCCCCCTGGACTGAAGCAAATTCTGCACAACAAACTGGGCTGGGTGCTGAGCATGAACTGTGGCTCGATTCAGCCACCCTCCCCCACCTCAGGAAGTGATTCAGATAGCTCTTGCAGTTCAGATGCTGAGGAATGTCAGCGAAAGAGATGCAGGAGGACATAA
- the SPSB3 gene encoding SPRY domain-containing SOCS box protein 3 isoform X3: protein MGSDSDSEPEFPSLLPSIPTAIPVTGESYCNCENQNEAPFCSNVHTIHRIKDCQCGEEDEYFDWVWDDLNKSTATLLTCDDRKVNFHMDYSCGTAAVRGNKELAEGQHFWEIKMTSPVYGTDMMVGIGTSDVNLDKYRHTFCSLLGKDEDSWGLSYTGLLHHKGDRTNFSTRFGQGSIIGVHLDTWHGTLTFFKNRKCIGVAATKLQNKRFYPMVCSTAAKSSMKVIRSCGSHTSLQYLCCFRLRQLLPEYVDTLDVLPLPPGLKQILHNKLGWVLSMNCGSIQPPSPTSGSDSDSSCSSDAEECQRKRCRRT, encoded by the exons ATGGGCAG CGACTCTGATTCAGAGCCAGAATTTCCTTCTCTTTTGCCTTCCATACCCACAGCAATCCCTGTAACTGGAGAGTCGTACTGTAACTGTGAAAACCAGAATGAAGCTCCATTCTGCTCTAATGTGCACACTATTCACCGGATCAAAGACTGTCAGTGTGGAGAGGAGGATGAAT ATTTTGACTGGGTATGGGATGACCTGAACAAATCCACTGCAACATTGTTGACCTGTGATGACCGTAAGGTGAACTTCCACATGGACTACAGCTGTGGCACTGCTGCAGTCCGGGGAAACAAGGAGCTAGCAGAAGGGCAACACTTCTGGGAAATCAAGATGACCTCACCCGTCTATGGCACTGACATG ATGGTGGGAATTGGGACATCAGATGTGAATCTGGACAAGTACCGCCACACGTTTTGTAGCTTGCTGGGCAAAGATGAAGATAGCTGGGGCCTCTCATATACAG GACTCCTCCACCACAAGGGAGACAGAACCAACTTCTCGACAAGGTTTGGCCAAGGCTCCATTATTGGAGTGCACCTGGACACCTGGCATGGGACTCTCACctttttcaaaaacaggaaatgCATAG GAGTAGCTGCCACCAAACTTCAGAACAAGAGATTCTACCCCATGGTATGCTCAACGGCCGCTAAGAGCAGCATGAAAGTAATCCGCTCTTGTGGCAGCCACACCTCCCTGCAGTACCTTTGCTGTTTCCGTCTCCGCCAGCTGCTTCCTGAATATGTGGATACACTCGATGTGCTGCCCCTTCCCCCTGGACTGAAGCAAATTCTGCACAACAAACTGGGCTGGGTGCTGAGCATGAACTGTGGCTCGATTCAGCCACCCTCCCCCACCTCAGGAAGTGATTCAGATAGCTCTTGCAGTTCAGATGCTGAGGAATGTCAGCGAAAGAGATGCAGGAGGACATAA